In the genome of Montipora foliosa isolate CH-2021 chromosome 3, ASM3666993v2, whole genome shotgun sequence, one region contains:
- the LOC137996858 gene encoding solute carrier family 35 member F1-like, which produces MADEFEDPVTNSSSLSGRIFNRKFLGILALGQLLSWLVCGTGIFSQLLVTNYGIEIPTSQSFLNYLLLGLAYTTALSCRPRDFIVTLKERGWKYFILALFDVEANFLVVKAYQYTNLTSVQVLDCFTTASVLALSWLFLKVRYQCLHYLGVAICLIGIACLVIADYFGSRNYGSGKNQAIGDVLVLCGAIMYGISNVAQEFIVKNFSRTEFLGMIGLFGTIISAVQMIILERHQLSALLQYPYQVDNIVLYIVGFGVCLFILYNLMPIAMQFSSATLVNLSLMTADFYSLLCGLLLFHYKFSALYLGSFAFVIIGVIVYNLKPTPTRSSSSVSTHSSMSYRQLEEDSQQSDVHSSLSSLQDSVTAICCQESRSVSE; this is translated from the exons ATGGCGGACGAATTTGAGGATCCTGTGACTAACAGTTCGTCTTTATCAGGAAGGATATTTAATCG AAAATTTCTAGGAATTCTTGCTTTGGGTCAGCTTCTTTCCTGGCTTGTCTGTGGAACTGGAATCTTCAGCCAACTCCTAGTCACAAATTATGGCATTGAAATTCCAACTTCGCAAAGTTTTTTAAATTACTTGTTATTAGGACTGGCTTATACCACAGCACTGTCTTGCCGCCCCAGGGATTTCATAGTCACATTAAAAGAAAGAGGATGGAAGTATTTTATCTTGGCACTCTTTGATGTCGAAGCTAATTTTTTGGTTGTGAAAGCCTATCAATACACCAATCTCACCAGCGTCCAG GTGTTAGACTGTTTTACTACAGCATCAGTTTTAGCGCTTTCATGGCTGTTTCTAAAAGTTCGCTACCAATGTTTACATTACCTTGGTGTGGCAATCTGTTTGATTGGGATTGCGTGTCTGGTCATAGCAGATTATTTTGGTTCACGTAATTATGGGTCAG GAAAAAACCAAGCAATTGGGGATGTTCTGGTTTTGTGCGGTGCCATTATGTATGGTATTTCCAACGTTGCCCAAGAGTTCATTGTAAAGAATTTTAGCAGGACTGAGTTTCTTGGTATGATTGGTCTATTTGGAACCATTATTTCTGCTGTTCAAAT GATTATCCTTGAGAGACATCAACTTTCAGCCTTATTGCAATATCCGTACCAAGTAGACAACATAG tgttgtacatagtTGGCTTTggagtttgtttgtttattctttaCAACCTGATGCCTATTGCCATGCAGTTTAGCAGTGCCACGTTGGTAAATTTATCGCTCATGACGGCAGACTTCTACAGCTTACTCTGTGGCTTATTATTGTTCCATTACAAG TTCTCAGCGCTGTATCTTGGATCATTTGCATTTGTAATAATTGGAGTCATCGTGTACAATCTGAAGCCGACACCCACCCGCTCTTCTTCTTCAGTCAGCACCCATTCATCAATGTCCTACAGACAACTCGAAGAGGACTCTCAACAAAGTGATGTCCACTCGTCGTTGTCCTCACTCCAAGATTCCGTGACTGCTATTTGCTGTCAAGAATCAAGAAGTGTTTCCGAGTAG
- the LOC137996859 gene encoding ras-related protein Rab-39B-like, which produces MAAGYIAMQNRHNSTDKARFKPKYFYQFRIILIGDSTVGKSSLLRQFTEGQFIDTSDPTVGVDFHVRVVMLSADVRIKLQIWDTAGQERFRSITYSYYRNTVGCLIIYDITSRESFLHVEDWLTEARQCVEEQDVVFMLVGHKVDRESRRVVSTEEGERFAEANNMMFIETSAKVLCNVEEAFFSVAEEVYKRMERGDLGLKDGWDGIKALPMRPTDVLGIGHTLSAEDLLEHQESRRCCKS; this is translated from the exons ATGGCTGCTGGTTATATAGCGATGCAGAATCGACATAACAGTACAGACAAGGCACGATTCAAACCGAAATATTTTTATCAGTTCAGAATTATATTAATCGGGGATAGCACCGTGGGAAAATCATCCCTTCTGCGGCAGTTTACAGAAGGACAGTTCATCGATACTTCAGACCCCACTGTTGGCGTTGATTTTCATGTCAGAGTTGTAATGCTGTCAG CTGATGTTCGAATAAAATTACAGATCTGGGACACAGCAGGGCAAGAAAGATTTCGTTCCATTACTTATTCCTACTACAGAAACACAGTTGGATGCCTTATAATTTATGATATTACAAGCAGAGAATCTTTTCTTCATGTTGAAGACTGGTTAACAGAAGCTAGACAGTGTGTTGAAGAACAGGATGTTGTGTTTATGTTGGTAGGACATAAAGTCGACAGGGAATCGAGGAGAGTAGTCTCAACAGAAGAGGGAGAACGTTTTGCAGAAGCAAACAACATGATGTTCATAGAAACATCAGCAAAGGTTTTATGCAACGTGGAGGAAGCTTTTTTTAGTGTTGCTGAAGAGGTCTACAAACGAATGGAACGAGGTGACCTGGGACTGAAAGATGGTTGGGATGGTATAAAAGCCTTGCCCATGCGTCCAACAGATGTTCTAGGGATAGGACACACGCTGTCAGCAGAAGATTTACTGGAACATCAGGAGTCTAGAAGATGTTGCAAGAGCTGA